The Calditrichota bacterium genome has a window encoding:
- the hslV gene encoding ATP-dependent protease subunit HslV, protein MHATTILGVRHKGEVALAGDGQVTFGDAVLKNNAKKVRKIYNDTVLAGFAGAAADALTLFDRFEKRLEESHGNLGRAAVELAKDWRSDRYLRRLDATLAVMDKKQTFIISGTGEVIEPDDDVVALGSGGGYALAAARALIKHTDLSARDIVREAMQVASSICIYTNNKITMIEL, encoded by the coding sequence ATGCATGCCACCACTATTCTGGGCGTGCGCCACAAGGGCGAAGTGGCGCTGGCCGGCGATGGTCAGGTGACCTTTGGCGACGCCGTGCTCAAGAACAACGCCAAGAAGGTACGGAAAATCTACAACGACACTGTGTTGGCTGGCTTTGCAGGAGCGGCGGCGGACGCCCTCACTCTGTTCGACCGATTCGAGAAGCGGTTGGAAGAGTCCCATGGCAACCTGGGCCGCGCCGCCGTAGAACTGGCGAAAGACTGGCGCAGCGACCGCTACCTGCGCCGCCTCGACGCCACCTTGGCGGTGATGGACAAGAAGCAGACCTTCATCATCTCTGGTACCGGCGAGGTCATCGAGCCCGACGACGATGTGGTGGCCCTTGGCTCGGGCGGTGGCTACGCCCTGGCAGCGGCGCGTGCCTTGATCAAACACACCGACCTCAGCGCGCGCGACATTGTCCGCGAGGCCATGCAGGTAGCCTCGTCCATCTGTATCTACACCAACAATAAGATTACGATGATCGAGCTGTAG
- the hslU gene encoding ATP-dependent protease ATPase subunit HslU: MKELTPREIVRELDRYIIGQEKAKKAVAIALRNRWRRLQVDERLREEIMPNNIILIGPTGVGKTEIARRLAKLANAPFIKVEASKFTEVGYVGRDVESIIRDLVDLAVAMTRNEKAEELEPRAEQLAEERLLDLLLPESGDGKEDNPTPRQRLRNTREKLRRRLRAGQLEERTVEVEVPVDSMSLMQIISPLGVEEMGVNVQELLGPMVPKKVKKREMKVAEARRYLVQEELQKLIDMEEVVREAIARVEDSGIVFLDEIDKIAGEKSAVGPDVSREGVQRDLLPVIEGTTVLTKYGLVRTDHILFIASGAFHVSRPSDLIPELQGRFPIRVELHSLTTEDFMRILTEPENALIKQYTALLESEGVHIRFTRGALWEISETATKVNERTENIGARRLHTILTTLLEDILYQLPDENIKTVTITQKQVRETLRDIVEDEDLSHYIL; encoded by the coding sequence ATGAAAGAGCTTACGCCGCGAGAGATAGTGCGGGAGCTGGACCGCTACATCATCGGCCAAGAGAAGGCCAAGAAGGCGGTGGCAATTGCCTTGCGCAACCGCTGGCGGCGTTTGCAGGTGGATGAGCGGTTGCGCGAAGAGATCATGCCCAACAACATCATCCTCATTGGCCCGACAGGCGTGGGCAAGACCGAGATCGCGCGACGCCTGGCCAAGCTGGCCAATGCCCCGTTCATCAAGGTAGAAGCCTCCAAGTTCACCGAGGTGGGCTATGTAGGGCGCGACGTGGAATCCATCATCCGCGACCTGGTGGACCTGGCGGTGGCCATGACGCGCAACGAGAAGGCCGAGGAGCTGGAGCCGCGCGCCGAGCAATTGGCCGAAGAGCGCCTGCTCGATCTGCTCCTGCCGGAGAGCGGCGATGGCAAGGAGGACAATCCTACGCCTCGCCAGCGTCTGCGCAACACCAGGGAGAAGCTGCGTCGCCGGCTGCGCGCTGGCCAGTTAGAGGAGCGCACGGTGGAAGTGGAAGTGCCGGTGGACTCGATGTCCCTCATGCAAATCATCTCGCCGCTGGGCGTCGAGGAGATGGGCGTCAACGTCCAGGAACTGCTCGGCCCCATGGTGCCCAAGAAGGTCAAGAAGCGCGAGATGAAAGTTGCCGAGGCGCGTCGCTATCTGGTGCAAGAGGAGCTGCAAAAGCTCATCGACATGGAGGAAGTGGTGCGCGAGGCCATCGCCCGGGTTGAGGACTCTGGGATAGTCTTCCTGGATGAGATCGACAAGATCGCTGGCGAAAAGAGTGCGGTGGGTCCCGACGTCTCGCGTGAGGGCGTGCAGCGCGACCTGCTGCCAGTCATCGAAGGCACCACCGTCTTGACCAAGTACGGGCTTGTGCGCACCGACCATATCCTGTTCATCGCCTCAGGGGCGTTCCACGTATCTCGGCCCTCGGACCTCATCCCTGAGCTGCAAGGCCGCTTTCCGATTCGCGTGGAGCTCCACAGCCTCACCACCGAGGACTTTATGCGCATCCTCACCGAGCCGGAGAACGCCCTCATCAAGCAGTACACCGCGCTCTTGGAGAGCGAAGGGGTACATATCAGATTCACCCGTGGGGCGCTGTGGGAAATTAGCGAGACGGCGACCAAGGTCAATGAGCGTACCGAAAACATCGGCGCGCGCCGCCTCCACACGATCTTGACCACGCTGTTGGAGGACATCCTCTACCAACTGCCGGACGAGAACATCAAGACTGTGACCATCACCCAGAAGCAGGTGAGAGAGACCCTGCGCGACATTGTGGAAGACGAGGACCTGAGCCACTACATTCTGTGA
- the argF gene encoding ornithine carbamoyltransferase: MKRDFLAITDFSSQEVEATLQLAKKLKREAKKGKLQPLLKGKTLAMIFEKPSARTRVSFEVGMFQLGGHALYLGPNEIGLGKRESVADVARVLSRYCDGIMARLFGHETIEELARYASVPVVNGLTDLLHPCQVMGDVLTIIEHKGRMQGLKVAWVGDGNNVANSWINMASRLPFTLHLACPEGYDPNQAILERARNAGLSDIKIFRDPKEAVRGADVIYTDVWASMGQEAEAEARKKVFRPYQVNDDLVKLAAPDCIVMHCLPAHRGDEITDEVIDGPHSVVFDEAENRLHVQKAVLITLMRS; the protein is encoded by the coding sequence ATGAAGCGCGACTTTCTTGCCATCACCGATTTTTCTTCGCAAGAGGTAGAAGCCACGCTTCAGCTCGCCAAGAAGCTGAAGCGCGAGGCAAAGAAGGGCAAACTACAGCCTCTGCTCAAGGGCAAGACTCTGGCGATGATTTTCGAGAAGCCTTCTGCCCGCACCCGCGTGTCCTTCGAGGTGGGCATGTTCCAGTTAGGTGGGCATGCCCTCTACCTTGGCCCCAATGAGATCGGCTTGGGGAAGCGCGAATCGGTGGCCGATGTGGCGCGCGTGCTCTCCCGCTACTGCGATGGGATCATGGCGCGCCTGTTCGGCCACGAGACGATCGAGGAACTGGCCCGCTATGCCTCGGTGCCGGTGGTCAACGGCCTCACTGACCTGCTCCACCCCTGCCAGGTGATGGGGGACGTCTTGACCATCATCGAGCACAAAGGGCGCATGCAGGGCCTGAAGGTGGCGTGGGTAGGGGATGGCAACAATGTGGCGAACTCGTGGATCAATATGGCCTCACGGCTGCCCTTTACGCTGCACCTGGCCTGCCCAGAGGGATATGACCCCAACCAGGCCATCTTGGAGCGTGCCCGCAACGCGGGGTTGAGCGACATCAAAATCTTCCGCGACCCCAAAGAGGCGGTGCGTGGCGCGGACGTCATCTACACCGACGTGTGGGCAAGCATGGGGCAGGAGGCCGAGGCGGAAGCACGCAAGAAGGTTTTCCGGCCATACCAGGTGAATGACGACCTGGTGAAACTTGCCGCTCCGGACTGCATTGTCATGCACTGTCTGCCTGCGCACCGTGGCGACGAGATCACCGATGAAGTGATCGACGGCCCGCATTCGGTGGTCTTTGACGAGGCGGAAAACCGCCTGCACGTGCAAAAGGCCGTCCTGATCACCTTGATGCGCAGCTGA